Proteins encoded in a region of the Streptomyces sp. NBC_00310 genome:
- a CDS encoding ABC transporter ATP-binding protein — translation MYVLTGVTKRYARGKDTVTALDGVDLTVADGDRLVIQGPTGGGKSTLLQMLGGLDKPSDGSIELDGTDLARLSEGRLTKVRSENIGFVFQSFNLIPTLTAQENVETALVPLKVKTKERRERAAEALESVGLGDRLGHLPAELSGGQQQRVAIARALVKRPKVLLADEPTGNLDESTRDEIMEVLETLWKEHGLTFIMVTHDSALAKKAPRVATIRKGRITVKENAGA, via the coding sequence ATGTACGTACTCACCGGTGTCACCAAGCGCTACGCGCGCGGCAAGGACACCGTCACCGCACTCGACGGGGTCGATCTCACCGTCGCGGATGGGGATCGGCTGGTCATCCAGGGGCCCACCGGGGGTGGGAAGTCCACGTTGCTCCAGATGCTCGGGGGGTTGGACAAGCCGTCCGACGGGAGCATCGAGCTGGACGGCACCGATCTGGCGAGGCTGTCGGAGGGCAGGCTCACGAAGGTGCGGAGCGAGAACATCGGGTTCGTGTTCCAGAGCTTCAACCTGATTCCGACGCTGACCGCGCAGGAGAACGTCGAGACGGCTCTCGTGCCGCTCAAGGTGAAGACGAAGGAGCGGCGCGAGCGGGCCGCCGAGGCGCTGGAGTCGGTCGGGCTGGGGGATCGGCTGGGGCATCTGCCGGCCGAGCTGTCGGGTGGTCAGCAGCAGCGCGTCGCGATCGCCCGCGCGTTGGTGAAGCGGCCGAAGGTACTGCTCGCGGACGAGCCCACCGGCAACCTCGACGAGTCCACGCGTGACGAGATCATGGAGGTCCTGGAGACGCTGTGGAAGGAGCACGGGCTCACTTTCATCATGGTCACCCATGACTCGGCGCTGGCGAAGAAGGCCCCCCGGGTCGCGACGATCCGCAAGGGGCGCATCACGGTGAAGGAGAACGCCGGGGCGTGA
- a CDS encoding S8 family peptidase, which yields MRRHVKRACTATIAMASAVALAAGTTGPASAISERPTGMTDATGMTDVTGTTVADLTGIKGIKGLTGIKGLKNLDDLRGGGGAGLRASHRITLVTGDRVLVDAEGRVLGLERAKGRAGVPVQLREVDGHTYVLPADAARLISTGRVDQRLFDVTELNRSVTRTSQKQGLKLIVGYSGTAAGARADVRDAGDTRVRRTLRTLNADAVLTPRDDAAALWKALTDADGTTATGVANLWLDGVREVSLDTSVQQIGAPKAWKAGLDGKGVTIAVLDTGIDATHPDLKGQVAAAKNFSTSPDTTDKYGHGTHVASIAAGTGARSKGRFKGVAPGAELLNGKVLSDEGYGDDSGIIAGMEWAAEQGADVVNLSLGGGDTPEVDPMEAEINKLSAEKGILFAVAAGNEGEGGGQTVGSPGSAAAALTVGAVDDKDRLASFSSRGPGLDGQIKPDVTAPGVAVTAAAAPGSVIEREVGQKPKGYLTISGTSMATPHVAGAAALLKQQHPKWTYRELKAALVASAKGGRYTPFEQGSGRIRVDKAVKQTVVAAPVSVDFGVQEWPHTDDKPVTRKLTYKNLGSKAVTLGLSVTGTNPKGKPAPAGFFKLGAKKVTVPAGGKATVKVIVDTRLGGGLDGAYSAYVTAVGGGRSVRTAAAVRREAEAYDVTLRMVGRDGEPAVHHMLDLTGVSGLAEGAWFTPYDKDGTVELRVPEGTYILNAGIVVDPRDHSKGTAWLSRPTLTVDRKTSLTLDARKTKPVDLTVPDPAAEPAFAAPDFTLRVGGSGYTFGWLLDTYEGFRTAHLGPRLTGGRLSQNWAGQWTKGDSAQYAVATGGKVDRLATGFTKRWKKGDLATVKTGLGSSAAGKKGAVIPWAWLPGSPGSPAVAVPQPLPGRRTLYLSATDGVRWSLDFEQYGAEDEQGFPILDAYYTAGDSRTYKAGKTYAQTFNVGVFGPRLTGFYGIRRDGNHLYGLLPMFADGQGHDGASFYEKVTTTLYRDGKKFASGEDALDGSGRFTVPADLARYRLTTSLSRAAELATASSRIDASWTFTSKKTANDTELPVSTVRFGAPFLGLDSTAPAGTKGTVRVTVQGAAAGKNLKSLAVYVSGDGKKWTEVAVRNGTFTYGTPAAGKSVSLRAEVSDKKGNTSTVTIHDAYFGT from the coding sequence TTGCGCAGACATGTGAAGCGCGCGTGCACGGCCACGATCGCCATGGCGTCGGCCGTGGCGCTGGCGGCGGGAACGACCGGCCCGGCGTCCGCGATATCCGAGCGTCCGACGGGCATGACCGACGCGACCGGGATGACCGACGTGACAGGCACGACCGTGGCGGACCTCACGGGCATCAAGGGCATCAAGGGCCTCACGGGCATCAAGGGCCTCAAGAACCTCGACGACCTCAGGGGAGGGGGCGGCGCCGGCCTCAGGGCGAGTCACCGCATCACCCTCGTCACGGGCGACCGGGTCCTCGTCGACGCCGAGGGCCGCGTGCTCGGCCTGGAGCGGGCGAAGGGCCGCGCGGGCGTCCCGGTCCAGCTGCGTGAGGTCGACGGCCACACCTATGTGCTGCCGGCCGACGCGGCCCGGCTCATCTCCACCGGGAGGGTCGACCAGCGGCTCTTCGACGTCACCGAGCTGAACCGTTCGGTGACCCGCACCTCCCAGAAGCAGGGCCTGAAGCTGATCGTCGGCTACTCGGGGACCGCCGCCGGAGCCCGGGCCGACGTACGGGACGCGGGCGACACCCGGGTCCGCCGCACCCTGCGGACCCTGAACGCCGACGCGGTGCTCACCCCCCGGGACGACGCCGCCGCGCTGTGGAAGGCGCTCACCGACGCCGACGGCACCACCGCCACCGGGGTCGCGAACCTCTGGCTGGACGGCGTCCGCGAGGTCAGCCTCGACACGTCCGTCCAGCAGATCGGCGCCCCGAAGGCCTGGAAGGCCGGCCTCGACGGCAAGGGCGTCACCATCGCGGTACTGGACACGGGCATCGACGCGACCCACCCGGACCTCAAGGGCCAGGTGGCTGCCGCCAAGAACTTCTCCACCTCGCCCGACACCACGGACAAGTACGGCCACGGCACGCACGTCGCCTCCATCGCGGCGGGCACGGGGGCCCGCTCCAAGGGCAGGTTCAAGGGGGTCGCGCCCGGCGCCGAACTGCTCAACGGCAAGGTGCTGAGCGACGAGGGATACGGCGACGACTCCGGCATCATCGCCGGCATGGAGTGGGCCGCCGAGCAGGGCGCCGACGTGGTCAACCTCAGCCTGGGCGGCGGCGACACCCCCGAGGTCGACCCGATGGAGGCGGAGATCAACAAGCTCTCCGCCGAGAAGGGCATCCTCTTCGCGGTCGCCGCCGGCAACGAGGGCGAGGGGGGCGGGCAGACGGTCGGCTCGCCGGGCAGCGCGGCCGCCGCGCTCACCGTCGGCGCGGTCGACGACAAGGACAGGCTCGCCTCGTTCTCCAGCCGCGGCCCCGGCCTGGACGGCCAGATCAAGCCCGACGTGACCGCGCCCGGCGTCGCCGTCACCGCCGCCGCGGCCCCGGGCAGCGTCATCGAGCGGGAGGTCGGCCAGAAGCCCAAGGGCTACCTGACCATCTCCGGTACGTCGATGGCGACCCCGCACGTCGCGGGCGCCGCCGCCCTCCTCAAGCAGCAGCACCCGAAGTGGACGTACCGCGAACTGAAGGCGGCCCTCGTCGCGTCGGCCAAGGGGGGCCGGTACACGCCCTTCGAGCAGGGCTCGGGGCGCATCCGGGTCGACAAGGCGGTCAAGCAGACCGTCGTCGCCGCCCCGGTCTCGGTCGACTTCGGCGTCCAGGAGTGGCCGCACACCGACGACAAGCCGGTGACCAGGAAACTCACCTACAAGAACCTCGGTTCCAAGGCCGTCACCCTCGGCCTCTCGGTGACCGGCACCAACCCGAAGGGCAAGCCCGCCCCGGCCGGGTTCTTCAAGCTCGGCGCCAAGAAGGTCACCGTTCCCGCGGGCGGCAAGGCCACGGTGAAGGTGATCGTCGACACCAGGCTCGGTGGCGGCCTCGACGGCGCCTACTCCGCGTACGTCACCGCCGTCGGCGGCGGCCGGAGCGTACGCACGGCGGCGGCGGTGCGGCGCGAGGCGGAGGCGTACGACGTCACGCTCAGGATGGTCGGCCGGGACGGCGAGCCGGCCGTCCACCACATGCTCGACCTGACCGGTGTCTCCGGGCTCGCCGAGGGCGCGTGGTTCACGCCGTACGACAAGGACGGCACGGTCGAGCTGCGGGTGCCGGAGGGGACCTACATCCTCAACGCCGGGATCGTCGTGGATCCGCGGGACCACAGCAAGGGAACGGCCTGGCTGTCCCGGCCGACGCTGACCGTCGACCGGAAGACCTCCCTCACCCTGGACGCCCGCAAGACGAAACCCGTGGACCTCACCGTGCCCGACCCGGCCGCCGAACCGGCCTTCGCCGCACCGGACTTCACCCTCCGGGTGGGCGGCAGCGGGTACACCTTCGGCTGGCTGCTCGACACCTACGAAGGGTTCCGTACCGCGCACCTCGGTCCGCGGCTCACCGGCGGCCGGCTCAGCCAGAACTGGGCGGGCCAGTGGACCAAGGGCGACAGCGCCCAGTACGCCGTCGCCACCGGTGGCAAGGTCGACAGGCTCGCCACCGGCTTCACCAAGCGCTGGAAGAAGGGCGACCTGGCCACGGTGAAGACCGGCCTCGGCTCCTCCGCCGCGGGCAAGAAGGGCGCCGTCATCCCCTGGGCCTGGCTTCCCGGCAGCCCCGGCTCACCCGCCGTGGCCGTACCGCAGCCGCTGCCCGGCAGGCGCACGCTGTATCTGTCCGCCACCGACGGGGTGAGGTGGAGCCTCGACTTCGAGCAGTACGGCGCGGAGGACGAACAGGGCTTCCCGATCCTGGACGCCTACTACACGGCCGGCGACAGCCGGACCTACAAGGCGGGCAAGACGTACGCCCAGACCTTCAACGTCGGTGTCTTCGGCCCGCGGCTCACCGGGTTCTACGGCATCCGGCGTGACGGGAACCACCTGTACGGCCTGCTGCCGATGTTCGCCGACGGGCAGGGGCACGACGGGGCGTCCTTCTACGAGAAGGTCACGACGACCCTGTACCGCGACGGGAAGAAGTTCGCCTCGGGCGAGGACGCGCTGGACGGGTCGGGCCGGTTCACGGTCCCGGCGGACCTCGCCCGCTACCGTCTGACGACGTCCCTCTCCCGGGCGGCCGAGCTGGCCACGGCCTCCTCCCGGATCGACGCGAGCTGGACCTTCACGTCGAAGAAGACCGCGAACGACACGGAACTCCCGGTCTCCACGGTCCGCTTCGGCGCCCCGTTCCTGGGCCTCGACAGCACGGCCCCGGCCGGCACGAAGGGCACCGTCCGCGTCACCGTGCAGGGGGCGGCCGCAGGCAAGAACCTCAAGTCGCTGGCCGTGTACGTGTCGGGCGACGGCAAGAAGTGGACCGAGGTCGCCGTGAGGAACGGCACGTTCACGTACGGGACTCCGGCGGCGGGCAAGAGCGTGTCGCTGCGCGCCGAGGTGAGCGACAAGAAGGGGAACACGTCGACGGTGACGATCCACGACGCCTACTTCGGCACGTGA
- a CDS encoding helix-turn-helix transcriptional regulator yields the protein MNEQPEAVQEPPFGEAGAAGALDRRAELSEFLRTRRARLKPEDVGLPAFGRHRRVPGLRREELAQLAGVSVAYYTRLEQGNGRNVSAEVLDAIARALRLNDAEHAHLTHLAKPKAHKKKRSARPQQVRGALRQLIDTLDGIPAYVTGRRSDILIWNRMAAAVFGDWSALPAQERNWARMVFLRPDYRDLYVDWDQKAADMVSYLRMDAGCHPDDPLLSALVGELSVKSEEFRRLWATHDVKEKSHGLKRMCHPLVGDLTLSFETFSLPDDHEQNLITYHAEPGSPSADALRLLASWGTDATRRPTATP from the coding sequence ATGAACGAACAGCCCGAAGCCGTACAGGAGCCGCCCTTCGGCGAGGCCGGAGCCGCCGGTGCGCTGGACCGGCGTGCCGAGCTCAGCGAGTTCCTGCGCACCCGGCGGGCCCGGCTGAAGCCGGAGGACGTGGGGCTGCCAGCCTTCGGGCGGCACCGGCGGGTTCCCGGGCTGCGCCGGGAGGAGCTGGCGCAGCTCGCGGGTGTGTCGGTGGCGTACTACACGCGGCTGGAGCAGGGCAACGGGCGCAACGTGTCGGCGGAGGTGCTCGACGCCATCGCGCGCGCCCTCCGGCTGAACGACGCCGAGCACGCCCATCTCACACATCTCGCGAAGCCGAAGGCGCACAAGAAGAAGCGGTCGGCCCGTCCGCAGCAGGTGCGGGGGGCCCTGCGGCAGCTGATCGACACCCTGGACGGCATCCCCGCGTACGTCACGGGCCGGCGCTCGGACATCCTTATCTGGAACCGGATGGCGGCGGCGGTCTTCGGGGACTGGTCGGCGCTGCCGGCACAGGAGCGGAACTGGGCGCGGATGGTGTTCCTGCGGCCCGACTACCGTGATCTGTACGTCGACTGGGACCAGAAGGCTGCCGACATGGTCAGCTATCTGCGGATGGACGCGGGCTGCCATCCGGACGATCCGCTGCTGTCGGCGCTGGTGGGCGAGTTGTCGGTGAAGAGTGAGGAGTTCCGGCGGCTGTGGGCGACGCACGACGTGAAGGAGAAGAGCCACGGGCTGAAGCGGATGTGCCACCCGCTGGTCGGTGACCTCACCCTCTCCTTCGAGACGTTCAGTCTGCCCGACGACCACGAGCAGAACCTGATCACCTACCACGCCGAACCGGGCTCCCCCTCCGCCGACGCCCTCCGCCTCCTGGCCAGCTGGGGCACGGACGCGACCCGCAGGCCGACGGCGACGCCTTAG